A single region of the Nocardioides aquaticus genome encodes:
- a CDS encoding glycosyltransferase family 2 protein, translating to MTDQLPGPAPTPPVSADLAPYVNLPDPGLAAYAETYLDELAAIPEQRATVGCVIPAYNEGETIAGVLDSLLLQTRIPDVIHVIVNNTTDETVEVASHYAGPHTRTTPTGEQSTTIYVHDIGENPDKKVGALNYGYGLVGHMDYLLGVDGDTNPEPDALEAMVAEISSDDRIGGISAIYTIDDSALEGPMAKFLVAGQRSQFSAFNMQNLLRGRNMAVLGGQFSIFSTRALKDVLRESHQRTPWVKDSEVEDSLLSLQIKSAGYLTKISATARAHVGGMTTLRGLDGQQVKWNFGAIDLMWPGQRGDTRGQPLHPNLRLRWFEHISMVVNIITRLGFLLLLLGSLSISAFVFQAWWVIPPLAAIALNYRVASSMAFANRRDYLFALLLAPAEVYMWLRIAHFVRSWTKFFSRQQTDNWAAQAKAERGKGYAWLYPFVVLGVFLVTVGAIWLQLSVDLRSSLLAVGWPILGVVTILQTAWMSLKIMRRRRGFKA from the coding sequence GTGACCGACCAGCTGCCCGGCCCCGCCCCGACGCCGCCGGTGTCGGCGGACCTCGCGCCGTACGTGAACCTGCCCGACCCGGGCCTGGCGGCGTACGCCGAGACCTACCTCGACGAGCTGGCGGCGATCCCCGAGCAGCGGGCGACCGTGGGCTGCGTGATCCCGGCCTACAACGAGGGGGAGACGATCGCCGGCGTCCTGGACTCCCTGCTGCTGCAGACCCGGATCCCGGACGTCATCCACGTCATCGTCAACAACACCACCGACGAGACCGTCGAGGTCGCCAGCCACTACGCCGGGCCGCACACGCGGACGACGCCGACCGGTGAGCAGAGCACCACGATCTACGTGCACGACATCGGCGAGAACCCCGACAAGAAGGTGGGGGCGCTCAACTACGGCTACGGCCTGGTCGGTCACATGGACTACCTGCTCGGCGTCGACGGCGACACCAACCCCGAGCCCGACGCGCTGGAGGCGATGGTCGCCGAGATCAGCAGCGACGACCGGATCGGCGGCATCTCGGCGATCTACACCATCGACGACAGCGCGCTCGAGGGGCCGATGGCGAAGTTCCTGGTCGCCGGCCAGCGCTCCCAGTTCTCCGCCTTCAACATGCAGAACCTCCTCCGGGGCCGCAACATGGCGGTGCTCGGCGGCCAGTTCTCGATCTTCTCGACCCGCGCGCTCAAGGACGTCCTGCGCGAGAGCCACCAGCGCACGCCGTGGGTCAAGGACAGCGAGGTGGAGGACTCGCTGCTCTCGCTGCAGATCAAGAGCGCCGGCTACCTCACCAAGATCAGCGCGACGGCGCGTGCGCACGTCGGCGGGATGACCACCCTGCGCGGCCTGGACGGCCAGCAGGTGAAGTGGAACTTCGGCGCCATCGACCTGATGTGGCCCGGCCAGCGCGGCGACACCCGTGGCCAGCCGCTGCACCCCAACCTCCGGCTGCGCTGGTTCGAGCACATCTCGATGGTCGTCAACATCATCACGCGGCTGGGCTTCCTGCTGCTCCTGCTGGGCTCGCTGTCGATCAGCGCGTTCGTGTTCCAGGCGTGGTGGGTCATCCCGCCCCTGGCCGCGATCGCGCTGAACTACCGGGTGGCCAGCTCGATGGCCTTCGCCAACCGGAGGGACTACCTCTTCGCCCTGCTCCTCGCTCCGGCCGAGGTCTACATGTGGCTGCGGATCGCGCACTTCGTGCGCTCCTGGACCAAGTTCTTCAGCCGCCAGCAGACCGACAACTGGGCAGCGCAGGCGAAGGCAGAACGCGGCAAGGGCTACGCCTGGCTCTACCCGTTCGTGGTGCTCGGGGTCTTCCTGGTCACCGTCGGCGCCATCTGGCTGCAGCTCTCGGTCGACCTCCGCTCGAGCCTGCTGGCCGTCGGGTGGCCGATCCTCGGGGTCGTGACCATCCTCCAGACGGCATGGATGTCGCTGAAGATCATGCGCCGACGACGGGGGTTCAAGGCATGA
- a CDS encoding citrate synthase yields MTDSLTVRDNRTGQEYDVPIADGTIKAADLGKIKAGEDQPGLAVYDPGFVNTASCRSSVTFIDGDKGILEYRGYPIEQLAEGSNFLEVAYLLNHGALPTKAEFDAWEHEITYHTFVHENIKTFMEGFRYDAHPMGMLMASVGALSTFYPDARDIHDAENRHMQIVRMIAKMPTLGAWSFRHAQGKPFVYPDNELSYTANFLSMLFKMSEKTFEPDPRLVRALDVLFILHADHEQNASTNAVRSVGSTQVDPYSAVASGVGALYGPLHGGANEAVLRMLRRIGSKENIPSFIEGVKNGNEKLMGFGHRVYKNYDPRARIIKKAADDVFEVTGVNPLLEIALELEKIALEDEYFVKRKLYPNVDFYSGLIYEAFQFPPEMFTVLFAIGRTPGWLAQWLELVQDKEQKIARPKQIYTGARTLDFVPASERWA; encoded by the coding sequence GTGACTGACTCTCTCACCGTACGCGACAACCGCACCGGGCAGGAGTACGACGTCCCGATCGCCGACGGCACCATCAAGGCCGCCGACCTCGGGAAGATCAAGGCCGGCGAGGACCAGCCCGGCCTCGCCGTCTACGACCCCGGCTTCGTCAACACCGCCTCCTGCCGCTCGTCGGTGACCTTCATCGACGGGGACAAGGGGATCCTGGAGTACCGGGGCTACCCGATCGAGCAGCTCGCCGAGGGCTCGAACTTCCTCGAGGTGGCCTACCTGCTCAACCACGGCGCGCTGCCCACCAAGGCGGAGTTCGACGCCTGGGAGCACGAGATCACTTACCACACGTTCGTCCACGAGAACATCAAGACGTTCATGGAGGGGTTCCGCTACGACGCCCACCCGATGGGCATGCTGATGGCCTCCGTGGGCGCGCTGTCGACCTTCTACCCCGACGCCCGCGACATCCACGACGCAGAGAACCGCCACATGCAGATCGTGCGGATGATCGCGAAGATGCCCACGCTGGGCGCCTGGTCCTTCCGTCACGCGCAGGGCAAGCCCTTCGTCTACCCCGACAACGAGCTGTCCTACACCGCGAACTTCCTCTCGATGCTGTTCAAGATGAGCGAGAAGACCTTCGAGCCCGACCCCCGCCTGGTCCGGGCGCTCGACGTGCTGTTCATCCTGCACGCCGACCACGAGCAGAACGCCTCCACCAACGCGGTGCGCAGCGTCGGCTCGACGCAGGTCGACCCGTACTCCGCGGTCGCCTCCGGCGTCGGCGCGCTCTACGGCCCGCTGCACGGCGGCGCGAACGAGGCCGTGCTGCGGATGCTGCGCCGGATCGGCTCGAAGGAGAACATCCCCTCCTTCATCGAGGGCGTGAAGAACGGCAACGAGAAGCTGATGGGCTTCGGGCACCGGGTCTACAAGAACTACGACCCCCGCGCCCGGATCATCAAGAAGGCCGCCGACGACGTCTTCGAGGTCACCGGGGTCAACCCGCTGCTCGAGATCGCCCTCGAGCTGGAGAAGATCGCCCTCGAGGACGAGTACTTCGTCAAGCGCAAGCTCTACCCGAACGTCGACTTCTACTCCGGGCTCATCTACGAGGCCTTCCAGTTCCCGCCCGAGATGTTCACGGTGCTGTTCGCGATCGGGCGCACGCCCGGCTGGCTCGCGCAGTGGCTCGAGCTGGTGCAGGACAAGGAGCAGAAGATCGCCCGCCCGAAGCAGATCTACACCGGTGCGCGGACGCTCGACTTCGTGCCGGCCTCGGAGCGCTGGGCCTGA
- a CDS encoding NYN domain-containing protein, which yields MTSPTYVLVDGENIDATLGNSILGRRPQPGERPRWERLLDFVATEWECEPNGLFYLAVNGELPMSFVQALTALHYRPIPLQGAPGQKVVDIAILRTLEEIAHREADVVLVSNDGDFFEHVGALLDGSARRVGLIGFTEFRNHQFSSLVPRGLEVFDLEDDVAAFTTRLPRMRVIPIDDFDPRLFL from the coding sequence ATGACCTCCCCGACGTACGTCCTCGTCGACGGGGAGAACATCGACGCCACCCTCGGCAACTCGATCCTGGGCAGGCGCCCCCAGCCGGGCGAACGTCCGCGCTGGGAGCGCCTGCTCGACTTCGTCGCCACCGAGTGGGAGTGCGAGCCGAACGGGCTGTTCTACCTCGCCGTCAACGGCGAGCTGCCGATGTCCTTCGTCCAGGCGCTGACCGCGCTGCACTACCGGCCGATCCCGCTGCAGGGCGCGCCCGGGCAGAAGGTCGTCGACATCGCGATCCTGCGCACCCTCGAGGAGATCGCGCACCGCGAGGCCGACGTCGTCCTGGTCAGCAACGACGGCGACTTCTTCGAGCACGTCGGGGCCCTGCTCGACGGCTCCGCCCGTCGGGTCGGCCTGATCGGCTTCACCGAGTTCCGCAACCACCAGTTCTCCTCGCTGGTCCCGCGGGGCCTGGAGGTCTTCGACCTCGAGGACGACGTGGCCGCCTTCACCACCCGGCTGCCGCGGATGCGCGTCATCCCGATCGACGACTTCGACCCGCGCCTGTTCCTGTGA
- the rpsI gene encoding 30S ribosomal protein S9, whose product MADTTEVEETYQADEQGVAYSSETVPSAESEDRPATIAPAAATGRRKEAVARVRIVPGTGQWRVNGRSLDSYFPNKLHQQVVNEPFAATHLEGRFDVVARIHGGGITGQAGALRLGVARALNDVDLDANRATLKAAGLLTRDSRAIERKKAGLKKARKAPQFSKR is encoded by the coding sequence GTGGCTGACACCACCGAGGTCGAGGAGACCTACCAGGCCGACGAGCAGGGCGTCGCCTACAGCTCCGAGACCGTGCCCAGCGCCGAGTCCGAGGACCGCCCGGCCACCATCGCCCCCGCCGCGGCCACCGGTCGCCGCAAGGAGGCCGTGGCGCGCGTGCGCATCGTCCCGGGCACCGGCCAGTGGCGCGTCAACGGCCGCAGCCTGGACTCGTACTTCCCGAACAAGCTGCACCAGCAGGTCGTCAACGAGCCGTTCGCGGCGACGCACCTCGAGGGTCGCTTCGACGTCGTCGCGCGCATCCACGGCGGCGGCATCACCGGCCAGGCCGGCGCGCTGCGCCTCGGCGTGGCCCGTGCGCTGAACGACGTCGACCTCGACGCCAACCGCGCCACGCTGAAGGCGGCCGGCCTGCTGACCCGCGACTCGCGCGCCATCGAGCGCAAGAAGGCCGGTCTGAAGAAGGCCCGCAAGGCGCCCCAGTTCAGCAAGCGCTGA
- the rplM gene encoding 50S ribosomal protein L13: MRTYSPKPADIQREWHVIDAEDVVLGRLAVETATLLRGKHKPMYAPHMDVGDFVVVINAEKVSVSGDKATKKMVYRHSGYPGGLSATPIGELLAKDARKAIENAVWGMLPKNKLGRAMLGKLKVYSGPTHPHEAQQAKPFEIRQVTQ; this comes from the coding sequence GTGCGTACGTACAGCCCGAAGCCCGCTGACATCCAGCGTGAGTGGCACGTCATCGACGCCGAGGACGTGGTCCTCGGTCGTCTCGCCGTCGAGACCGCCACCCTGCTGCGCGGCAAGCACAAGCCGATGTACGCCCCGCACATGGACGTCGGCGACTTCGTCGTCGTCATCAACGCGGAGAAGGTCTCGGTCAGCGGCGACAAGGCCACCAAGAAGATGGTCTACCGCCACTCCGGCTACCCGGGCGGCCTGTCCGCGACGCCGATCGGCGAGCTGCTCGCCAAGGACGCCCGCAAGGCCATCGAGAACGCCGTCTGGGGCATGCTGCCCAAGAACAAGCTCGGCCGCGCGATGCTCGGCAAGCTGAAGGTCTACTCGGGTCCGACCCACCCGCACGAGGCGCAGCAGGCGAAGCCCTTCGAGATCCGCCAGGTCACCCAGTGA
- the coaA gene encoding type I pantothenate kinase produces MSAGGSPPVEEHAGRESSPYLELDRDTWAALTPQMQAPLTDEEIARLRGLGDNLDLREVQDVYLPLSRLLSLYVESSGKLHHDTEAFLHQRTPPRTPFVIGLAGSVAVGKSTTARVLQQMLAHWPEHPNVALVTTDGFLYPNAELERRGLLQRKGFPESYDRRALLRFVVDIKSGRDEVVAPTYSHLVYDVVPDERVVVKRPDIVIIEGLNVLQPARVREDGSAGLTLSDFFDFSIYVDAGRDKIRDWYVSRFLRLRETAFRDPGSYFAKYAAFSHGEAVREAERIWDTINGPNLVDNILPTRSRATLVLRKDRDHSVRYVRLRKV; encoded by the coding sequence ATGTCCGCTGGCGGGAGCCCCCCGGTCGAGGAGCACGCCGGCCGCGAGTCGTCGCCCTACCTCGAGCTCGACCGCGACACCTGGGCCGCGCTGACGCCCCAGATGCAGGCCCCGCTCACCGACGAGGAGATCGCCCGGCTACGCGGTCTGGGCGACAACCTCGACCTCCGTGAGGTGCAGGACGTCTACCTGCCGCTGTCCCGGCTGCTGAGCCTGTACGTCGAGTCCTCGGGCAAGCTGCACCACGACACCGAGGCGTTCCTGCACCAGCGGACCCCGCCGCGCACCCCGTTCGTGATCGGGCTGGCCGGTTCCGTCGCGGTCGGCAAGTCGACCACCGCCCGCGTGCTGCAGCAGATGCTCGCGCACTGGCCCGAGCACCCGAACGTGGCGCTGGTCACGACCGACGGCTTCCTCTACCCCAACGCCGAGCTCGAGCGTCGCGGTCTCCTCCAGCGCAAGGGGTTCCCGGAGTCGTACGACCGCCGCGCGCTGCTGCGCTTCGTCGTCGACATCAAGTCCGGCCGGGACGAGGTCGTGGCCCCGACGTACTCCCACCTCGTCTACGACGTCGTCCCCGACGAGCGGGTCGTGGTCAAGCGTCCCGACATCGTGATCATCGAGGGCCTCAACGTCCTGCAGCCGGCCCGGGTCCGCGAGGACGGCAGCGCCGGACTGACGCTGAGCGACTTCTTCGACTTCTCGATCTACGTCGACGCCGGGCGCGACAAGATCCGCGACTGGTACGTCTCCCGCTTCCTGCGGCTGCGCGAGACCGCGTTCCGCGACCCCGGTTCCTACTTCGCCAAGTACGCCGCGTTCTCCCACGGCGAGGCCGTCCGGGAGGCGGAGCGGATCTGGGACACGATCAACGGCCCGAACCTGGTCGACAACATCCTGCCGACGCGGTCGCGGGCCACCCTGGTGCTGCGCAAGGACCGTGACCACTCCGTGAGGTACGTCCGCCTCCGCAAGGTCTGA
- a CDS encoding organic hydroperoxide resistance protein, protein MTNTPEKIVYTARATVTGGRAGHARSEDGVLDLSLTAPKETGGPGTGTNPEQLFAVGYGACFQGALGMVAKKEGVDASASTVEIAVGFGPEGDSFAITADITATIPGVDDETAQRLVETAHQVCPYSKATRGNVPVTVTGKGA, encoded by the coding sequence ATGACCAACACCCCGGAGAAGATCGTCTACACCGCCCGCGCCACCGTCACCGGTGGCCGCGCCGGCCACGCCCGCAGCGAGGACGGCGTGCTGGACCTGTCGCTGACCGCGCCCAAGGAGACCGGCGGGCCCGGCACCGGCACCAACCCCGAGCAGCTGTTCGCCGTCGGCTACGGCGCCTGCTTCCAGGGCGCCCTGGGCATGGTCGCCAAGAAGGAGGGGGTCGACGCCTCCGCCTCGACCGTGGAGATCGCCGTCGGCTTCGGCCCCGAGGGCGACTCGTTCGCCATCACCGCCGACATCACCGCCACCATCCCCGGTGTCGACGACGAGACCGCCCAGCGCCTCGTCGAGACCGCCCACCAGGTCTGCCCGTACTCCAAGGCCACCCGCGGCAACGTGCCCGTCACGGTGACCGGCAAGGGCGCCTGA
- a CDS encoding response regulator transcription factor, protein MRELPTAVIAEDHADTRALIELVLTQCGFRVVHAEDGPTAIAAVGEHAPLLTTLDVNMPGMDGFAVAKRLREFSQTYLIMITSLDSEIDVVRGLEAGADDYLVKPFRPRELRARADAMLRRTAFAAANAVAAPTPVEEESWVATARREFEESLVGSAPALAVAPAPAPSPAPRPAPPSVTVPGRRMAPPAPVPPSAPGTAPGRRVAAPVATSAPEANPVLVQGDVFQLGELTIDSRTGAASVAGRGLTLTQPETQVLLSLMRTGRRVRSKADLVLAVRGQEFVTSHFVNEADKKAVEGYVASLRSKIGDDESSPRYIETVRGVGFRLAS, encoded by the coding sequence GTGAGAGAGCTCCCCACCGCGGTCATCGCCGAGGACCACGCCGACACGCGCGCGCTCATCGAGCTCGTCCTCACCCAGTGCGGGTTCCGGGTGGTGCACGCCGAGGACGGCCCCACGGCGATCGCGGCGGTGGGCGAGCACGCCCCGCTGCTCACCACCCTCGACGTGAACATGCCGGGCATGGACGGCTTCGCGGTGGCCAAGCGGCTGCGCGAGTTCAGCCAGACCTACCTGATCATGATCACCTCGTTGGACTCGGAGATCGACGTCGTCCGCGGTCTCGAGGCCGGCGCCGACGACTACCTGGTGAAGCCCTTCCGGCCCCGGGAGCTGCGGGCCCGCGCCGACGCCATGCTGCGCCGGACGGCGTTCGCCGCCGCCAACGCCGTCGCCGCACCGACCCCCGTCGAGGAGGAGTCGTGGGTCGCCACCGCCCGCCGGGAGTTCGAGGAGAGCCTCGTCGGCAGCGCGCCGGCGCTGGCCGTCGCGCCGGCTCCCGCACCCTCCCCGGCACCCCGCCCCGCGCCCCCGTCCGTCACGGTCCCCGGGCGCCGGATGGCCCCGCCGGCACCCGTCCCCCCGAGCGCCCCGGGGACGGCCCCGGGCCGTCGCGTGGCCGCGCCGGTGGCCACGTCGGCCCCGGAGGCCAACCCGGTGCTGGTGCAGGGCGACGTCTTCCAGCTCGGCGAGCTGACGATCGACTCCCGCACCGGGGCCGCCTCGGTCGCGGGGCGAGGTCTCACGCTGACCCAGCCCGAGACGCAGGTCCTGCTCTCGCTGATGCGCACCGGGCGGCGGGTCCGCAGCAAGGCCGACCTGGTCCTGGCCGTGCGGGGTCAGGAGTTCGTGACCTCCCACTTCGTCAACGAGGCCGACAAGAAGGCGGTCGAGGGGTACGTGGCCAGCCTGCGCAGCAAGATCGGCGACGACGAGTCCTCGCCGCGCTACATCGAGACCGTCCGGGGCGTCGGCTTCCGCCTGGCCAGCTGA